The following coding sequences are from one uncultured Cohaesibacter sp. window:
- a CDS encoding enolase C-terminal domain-like protein, which yields MATKITNVVVRDIRFPTSRNLDGSDAMNAISDYSATYVTLQTEGDLEGHGLTFTIGRGNDLCVVAARELAEMFVIGETLEDITANFGAFWHKLVAGDCQLRWVGPEKGLVHLATAALVNALWDMWAKSQGKPVWKMLVDMTPEELVRCVDFTFISDVLTPYEAIGLLRKSLPGKAAREAEMLEKGFPGYTTAAGWLGYSEEKMRRLAREAVADGWTHLKQKIGADIDQDVRRAQILREELGWDRQLMMDANQNWDVDQAIENMRRLAEFNPLWIEEPTSPDDVQGHRAIKDRISPIGIATGEHAHNRVMFKQFFQAGAMDFCQLDPARLGGVNEVLAVLLMAAKFGVPVCPHGGGVGLCQYSLNIVLFDYIAVTGTLENRVLEYVDHLHENFKEPLTVKRGRYYPNPLPGYGATMRAESLDRFEFPNGVEWAEEAK from the coding sequence ATGGCAACCAAAATTACAAATGTCGTTGTACGCGATATCCGCTTCCCAACGTCGCGCAACCTTGATGGCTCGGATGCCATGAACGCGATTTCCGATTATTCAGCTACCTATGTCACGCTCCAGACCGAAGGCGATCTGGAAGGCCATGGTCTGACCTTCACCATCGGCCGCGGCAATGATCTTTGCGTTGTCGCCGCTCGCGAGCTGGCCGAAATGTTCGTCATTGGCGAAACCCTTGAGGACATCACGGCTAACTTCGGCGCCTTCTGGCATAAGCTGGTGGCGGGTGATTGCCAACTGCGTTGGGTTGGGCCGGAAAAGGGGCTGGTTCATCTGGCAACTGCAGCTCTGGTCAATGCGCTCTGGGACATGTGGGCAAAGTCACAGGGCAAGCCAGTCTGGAAAATGCTCGTCGACATGACCCCCGAAGAACTGGTTCGTTGTGTTGACTTCACCTTCATTTCTGATGTGTTGACCCCATATGAAGCAATCGGATTGCTGCGTAAATCTCTTCCCGGCAAGGCTGCCCGTGAGGCGGAAATGCTGGAAAAAGGCTTTCCCGGATACACCACCGCTGCAGGTTGGTTGGGCTATTCTGAAGAAAAAATGCGCCGCCTGGCACGCGAAGCTGTCGCTGACGGCTGGACTCATCTCAAGCAGAAAATCGGGGCTGATATCGACCAGGACGTTCGCCGCGCCCAGATCCTGCGCGAAGAGCTGGGGTGGGATCGCCAGTTGATGATGGACGCCAACCAGAATTGGGATGTGGATCAAGCCATCGAGAATATGCGCCGTCTGGCAGAATTCAATCCTCTCTGGATTGAAGAGCCAACCAGCCCAGACGATGTTCAAGGCCATCGTGCCATCAAGGATCGCATCAGCCCGATCGGTATCGCCACCGGTGAACATGCCCATAACCGCGTGATGTTCAAGCAGTTCTTCCAGGCTGGCGCTATGGATTTCTGCCAGCTTGATCCGGCTCGCCTTGGTGGTGTCAACGAAGTGCTGGCTGTGTTGCTGATGGCTGCCAAATTCGGAGTGCCTGTATGTCCGCATGGTGGCGGCGTTGGCCTGTGCCAGTATTCTCTCAACATTGTGTTGTTCGACTATATCGCTGTGACCGGCACTCTGGAAAACAGGGTTCTGGAATATGTCGATCATTTGCATGAGAATTTCAAGGAACCTCTGACCGTGAAGCGTGGGCGCTATTATCCGAACCCGCTGCCTGGCTATGGCGCAACGATGAGGGCTGAATCGCTGGATCGATTTGAGTTCCCGAACGGGGTCGAATGGGCTGAGGAAGCCAAATAG
- a CDS encoding TRAP transporter large permease subunit, translated as MDAGLISAVLLMGMLFLLAIGMPLAFASGVLAVAVMAMKFGAGMLFSHFGMGPLNILAQRIYGVLTNYALISVPLFIFMALMLERSGIAKDMYSSLNMWLSRTRGGIAIVTSIMAIVMAAMSGIIGGEVVLLGLIALPQMLRLGYNQSLAIGTICASGTLGTMIPPSIVLIMYGLVTETSIHSLFKAAFFPGFMLGGFYIIYIIIRTRLNPSLAPLPEMDEDQLAGLEKTKCFITLLGWMLGVWGLGRLIHGSAIEIQNLFGGLRPEEYLPYSMQEHLLSILAVAIGFVGTRFGFGKKTFDETWRMSKGLVAPFIIVGVVLGSIYGGITGITEAAGMGSIIVLLIVAIRRELTFTLIKQAASQTFVSTGSILSITMGATALAGAYTMAGGPTYIANLIIGADMPTYGVLLIMMVIFLFLGAFMDWVGIVLLVMPVFLPIVVELPRAELGLLGPMVDQAAMVPIWFGVVFTVAMQVAFLSPPFGPAAFFLKSVAPPHITLPDIFKGFIPFIGIQILVLLLVLFFPELTMLFH; from the coding sequence ATGGACGCGGGTTTAATCTCGGCCGTATTGTTGATGGGAATGCTATTCCTGCTCGCAATCGGTATGCCACTAGCATTTGCATCTGGTGTGCTCGCCGTTGCCGTTATGGCAATGAAGTTCGGCGCGGGCATGCTTTTCAGCCACTTCGGCATGGGGCCACTCAATATTCTGGCACAACGCATTTATGGCGTTTTGACCAACTACGCGCTGATTTCCGTGCCGCTGTTTATTTTCATGGCGCTAATGCTTGAGCGATCCGGTATCGCCAAGGATATGTATAGCAGTCTGAACATGTGGCTGTCACGGACCCGCGGCGGTATTGCCATCGTCACCTCGATCATGGCCATTGTCATGGCTGCCATGTCCGGGATCATTGGTGGCGAGGTGGTTCTGCTGGGCCTTATTGCGCTGCCTCAGATGTTGCGGCTGGGCTATAACCAGAGCCTTGCCATCGGCACCATCTGCGCCAGTGGCACCCTGGGCACGATGATTCCCCCATCGATCGTGCTGATCATGTATGGCCTTGTGACAGAAACCTCGATCCATTCCTTGTTCAAGGCAGCTTTCTTCCCCGGCTTCATGCTGGGTGGTTTCTACATTATCTACATTATCATTCGCACCCGCCTCAATCCATCTCTCGCGCCTTTGCCCGAAATGGACGAAGACCAGCTCGCCGGACTTGAGAAGACCAAGTGTTTCATTACGCTGCTCGGCTGGATGCTGGGTGTCTGGGGTCTTGGCCGCCTGATCCACGGTTCTGCAATTGAAATCCAGAATCTCTTCGGTGGTTTGAGACCGGAAGAATATCTGCCCTATTCCATGCAGGAGCATCTGCTTTCCATTCTGGCCGTTGCTATCGGCTTTGTCGGCACAAGGTTTGGTTTTGGCAAAAAGACATTTGATGAAACCTGGCGCATGTCGAAGGGGCTTGTTGCTCCCTTCATCATCGTGGGCGTCGTGCTCGGGTCCATCTATGGTGGCATCACCGGTATCACCGAAGCTGCTGGCATGGGGTCAATCATCGTCTTGCTGATCGTGGCCATTCGCCGGGAGTTGACCTTCACGTTGATCAAGCAGGCTGCGAGCCAGACCTTCGTGTCCACGGGCTCGATCCTGTCCATCACCATGGGCGCAACCGCCCTGGCAGGGGCTTACACCATGGCTGGTGGTCCAACCTACATCGCCAATCTGATCATCGGCGCGGACATGCCAACCTATGGCGTGCTGCTGATCATGATGGTCATTTTCCTGTTCCTTGGGGCTTTCATGGATTGGGTCGGAATTGTGCTGCTGGTCATGCCGGTGTTCCTGCCGATTGTTGTAGAACTGCCACGTGCCGAACTTGGTCTTTTGGGGCCAATGGTCGATCAGGCAGCAATGGTGCCGATCTGGTTCGGTGTGGTCTTCACAGTGGCCATGCAGGTAGCGTTCCTTTCGCCTCCCTTTGGTCCTGCTGCTTTCTTCCTGAAGTCGGTAGCGCCACCGCACATTACGCTTCCTGACATTTTCAAGGGCTTCATCCCCTTCATCGGCATCCAGATTCTTGTGCTGTTGCTGGTGCTCTTCTTCCCTGAGCTGACAATGCTCTTCCACTGA
- a CDS encoding TRAP transporter small permease — MRYVFVSPTLWANELSLWICGGVYLLAGVYAMRKRAHIRITVIYDIAPRWLQHVFDVISVVLLAVYVMALVWGSYTDAVRKLISWETFGTAWDPPIPATLKPLLLIAFVLMAVQALSNLIMDWKDGEGDN; from the coding sequence ATGCGTTATGTCTTTGTCAGCCCCACCTTGTGGGCGAACGAACTCTCCCTCTGGATTTGCGGTGGTGTCTATCTGCTCGCTGGCGTCTATGCCATGCGCAAGCGCGCCCATATCCGGATCACCGTTATTTACGATATTGCCCCGCGCTGGCTTCAACATGTCTTCGATGTCATCTCTGTAGTCTTGCTTGCGGTCTATGTCATGGCGCTTGTTTGGGGCAGCTATACCGATGCCGTCCGCAAGCTGATTTCGTGGGAAACCTTCGGAACGGCCTGGGATCCCCCCATACCGGCTACGCTTAAGCCACTGCTTCTGATTGCCTTCGTTCTGATGGCAGTGCAGGCGCTCTCCAACCTGATCATGGATTGGAAAGACGGCGAAGGCGACAACTGA
- a CDS encoding FadR/GntR family transcriptional regulator, translated as MSKELKHRLAISPAAAPLPRYRVVADQIADLIRKGALELGQKMPPDAELVELLQVSRPTIREAMISLEMMGYVETRFGYGAFVAQRLPTKGPGLIDDCSFSELVEARYWFEADIAAVAALSISEEKIAELRDILERMKVPDLPVHELDKYDADFHMEIAKATQNSMFITILDQLWSVRERFPNWARIRRQILGAKENIVAVQKEHEVILDALEARDPEGARRAMQVHCKNFGVPFLEEGLDKDNPSDKDDIVLTIMERLHSLEDLKKE; from the coding sequence ATGTCCAAGGAATTGAAGCATAGATTGGCAATTAGCCCGGCGGCTGCTCCGTTGCCGCGTTACCGTGTGGTTGCTGATCAGATTGCTGATCTTATTCGTAAGGGCGCGCTTGAGCTGGGGCAGAAAATGCCACCAGATGCTGAATTGGTGGAGCTGTTGCAAGTCAGCCGCCCCACCATTCGCGAGGCCATGATATCCCTTGAAATGATGGGATATGTTGAAACACGATTTGGATATGGAGCCTTTGTCGCGCAGAGATTGCCAACCAAAGGGCCGGGACTGATCGACGATTGCAGCTTTTCCGAGCTCGTCGAAGCACGCTACTGGTTCGAGGCTGACATCGCTGCCGTTGCAGCCCTTTCTATTTCTGAAGAAAAGATCGCCGAGTTGCGGGATATTCTTGAGAGAATGAAGGTGCCGGATCTGCCGGTCCATGAATTGGACAAGTATGATGCCGATTTCCATATGGAAATTGCCAAGGCAACCCAGAACAGCATGTTCATTACCATTCTGGACCAGCTTTGGAGCGTGCGTGAGCGGTTTCCTAACTGGGCGCGTATTCGCCGCCAGATCCTTGGTGCCAAAGAAAATATCGTGGCCGTGCAGAAAGAACATGAAGTCATTCTGGACGCGCTTGAAGCGCGGGATCCTGAAGGGGCTCGTCGAGCCATGCAGGTCCATTGCAAAAATTTTGGCGTTCCTTTCCTTGAAGAAGGGCTGGATAAGGACAATCCATCTGACAAGGATGATATTGTCCTTACCATCATGGAGCGTCTGCATTCTCTGGAAGACTTGAAAAAGGAGTGA
- the dctP gene encoding TRAP transporter substrate-binding protein DctP — MKKLLSLSVRLMGATAIAACLGGAAQAATTSLTIATTTTAESTTGELIKQFEDDVRTMGNGDIDVEIFYSGSLVKSSETFDAVRNGVASCDMTNGSYQTGKNPAFQFVADVMGGYDNPLQFMSWIYYGGGKQAINELYNGYNMQFVGAFMGGQESLVSSRPLNGVKDLEGFKFRSPPGMESEIFASLGAKPVVMDFNEIFTALETKIIDGADASTLTNNYRLGLYDVVKETTYPASIPCLPTIWPATRMFGTLCRKPISLFWKLRCRNSP, encoded by the coding sequence ATGAAGAAATTGTTGAGTTTGTCTGTGCGGCTGATGGGGGCGACTGCCATTGCTGCTTGTTTGGGAGGCGCTGCGCAGGCAGCAACAACGTCCCTAACTATTGCGACCACAACAACTGCAGAATCCACCACGGGTGAACTGATCAAGCAGTTTGAAGATGATGTGCGCACCATGGGCAATGGTGATATTGACGTGGAAATTTTCTATTCCGGATCGCTTGTCAAATCATCAGAAACCTTTGATGCTGTGCGCAACGGGGTTGCCAGTTGCGACATGACCAACGGTAGTTATCAGACCGGTAAAAACCCTGCCTTCCAGTTTGTCGCCGACGTCATGGGGGGCTATGACAATCCACTCCAGTTCATGTCATGGATCTATTATGGCGGCGGCAAGCAGGCCATTAATGAGCTCTATAACGGCTATAACATGCAGTTTGTCGGTGCTTTCATGGGGGGGCAAGAATCGCTCGTATCATCTCGCCCGCTTAATGGCGTGAAAGATCTTGAAGGCTTCAAGTTTCGCTCTCCTCCGGGAATGGAATCTGAAATCTTCGCCTCTCTTGGCGCCAAGCCAGTTGTGATGGATTTCAACGAAATCTTTACGGCCCTTGAAACCAAGATTATCGACGGCGCAGACGCATCGACCCTGACCAACAACTACCGTCTGGGCCTGTATGACGTAGTGAAGGAGACGACCTATCCGGCTTCCATTCCATGTCTGCCGACCATTTGGCCTGCAACAAGGATGTTTGGGACGCTATGCCGAAAGCCCATCAGCTTATTCTGGAAACTGCGATGCAGAAACTCTCCATGA
- a CDS encoding bifunctional metallophosphatase/5'-nucleotidase, whose amino-acid sequence MKNLLTGVAALALTASFAGVAHADYTLNILHLNDVHSRIESITKYDNTCDAKGEEEGKCFGGVARVKSEVEKLRAEFAKDGANSLLLHAGDEFQGSLFYSTYKGEAAAEFAKAIGYDVMAVGNHEFDDGPQGLANFIDKVDFPIISGNIDVSSEPLLKGKIKGYVIKEVGGEKIGIVSVLAEDTAETSSPGDKVIFSSSEDYLKQAVQELTDQGVNKIIALTHEGLTKDMDLASKVAGVDVIVGGHSHTLLSNTNEKAAGSYPVMVKNPDGKDVPIVTAYAYTKYLGDLAVTFDDEGNVTSAKGEPILLDASVTPDEAVAARVKELAAPIAELKAKVIGSLGADVDGSRETCRQKECAMGVLVSDAMLERVKDQGVSIAIQNGGGLRASIKGGEVTMGDVLTVLPFQNTLATFQLAGADVKAALENGLSQVEEGAGRFPQVAGLKYSWSRTKPAGERLVSVEVMKDGAWAPIEDDAVYGVVSNNYMRAGGDGYKIFKTNGKNAYDYGPNLEDVVANYIAEHPDYKVELADRITEVE is encoded by the coding sequence ATGAAAAATCTACTTACCGGTGTCGCTGCTCTGGCTCTTACTGCCAGTTTTGCTGGTGTTGCCCATGCAGACTACACGCTGAACATTCTTCATCTCAACGATGTGCATTCCCGCATCGAGTCTATCACCAAATATGACAACACCTGCGATGCCAAAGGCGAAGAAGAAGGCAAATGCTTCGGCGGTGTTGCTCGTGTGAAAAGCGAAGTTGAAAAGCTGCGCGCCGAGTTTGCCAAGGACGGCGCCAACTCCCTGTTGCTGCATGCTGGCGACGAGTTCCAGGGCTCCCTGTTCTACTCCACCTACAAGGGCGAGGCTGCCGCTGAATTCGCCAAGGCAATCGGCTATGACGTTATGGCCGTTGGCAACCATGAGTTCGACGACGGCCCTCAGGGTCTGGCCAATTTCATCGATAAAGTGGATTTCCCGATCATCTCTGGCAATATCGACGTTTCTAGCGAGCCTTTGCTGAAAGGCAAGATCAAGGGCTATGTCATCAAGGAAGTCGGTGGCGAGAAAATCGGTATCGTGTCTGTTCTTGCTGAAGACACTGCCGAAACGTCCTCTCCGGGCGACAAGGTTATCTTCTCTTCCTCTGAGGACTATCTCAAACAGGCCGTTCAGGAACTGACGGATCAAGGCGTGAACAAGATCATCGCGCTGACCCATGAAGGCCTGACCAAAGATATGGATCTGGCCTCCAAGGTTGCGGGCGTTGACGTAATCGTCGGTGGCCATTCTCACACTCTGCTGTCCAACACCAACGAAAAGGCAGCAGGCTCATATCCCGTCATGGTGAAAAATCCTGATGGCAAGGATGTGCCAATCGTAACCGCTTATGCCTACACCAAATATCTGGGCGATCTGGCGGTGACTTTTGACGATGAAGGCAATGTGACTTCTGCCAAAGGTGAGCCAATATTGCTGGATGCTTCCGTAACTCCGGACGAAGCCGTTGCGGCGCGCGTCAAGGAACTGGCCGCTCCGATTGCCGAGCTGAAAGCCAAGGTGATCGGATCTCTGGGTGCCGATGTCGATGGCTCCCGCGAAACCTGCCGCCAGAAGGAATGCGCCATGGGTGTGCTCGTTTCCGACGCCATGCTTGAGCGCGTGAAGGATCAGGGCGTTTCCATTGCCATTCAGAACGGCGGTGGTCTGCGTGCGTCCATCAAGGGCGGAGAAGTCACGATGGGTGATGTTCTCACGGTTCTTCCATTCCAGAACACCCTTGCCACGTTTCAGCTGGCAGGGGCTGATGTGAAAGCCGCTTTGGAAAATGGCCTGTCTCAGGTTGAGGAAGGGGCAGGTCGCTTTCCTCAGGTCGCAGGTCTTAAATATAGCTGGTCTCGCACCAAACCTGCCGGCGAGCGCCTTGTCTCAGTTGAAGTCATGAAAGATGGCGCTTGGGCTCCGATAGAAGATGACGCTGTCTATGGCGTTGTGTCAAACAACTATATGCGAGCCGGCGGCGATGGCTACAAGATCTTCAAAACCAACGGTAAAAACGCCTATGACTATGGCCCGAACCTTGAAGACGTTGTTGCCAATTACATCGCTGAGCATCCGGACTATAAGGTTGAGTTGGCTGATCGTATTACTGAAGTAGAGTAA
- a CDS encoding NADP-dependent oxidoreductase, translating into MTQSAERNRKFILNERPVGAPDDKTLKLETDAIPQAGEGQMLLRTVYLSLDPYMRGRMSAAKSYAQPVEIGDTMVGGTVARVVKSNLDGFAEGDWVLSYNGWQDYALSDGSMVTNMGKNPEAPSWALGALGMPGMTAYTGLLQIGDPKPGETVVVAAATGGVGANVGQIAKIKGARAVGIAGGQEKCDYAVKELGFDACIDRNADDFAEQLAAACPDGIDVYFENVGGDVFKAVVPLLNSGARIPLCGVIAQYNSTSVPEGPDMSGALMAQFLTRRVTVRGFIVFQDFGHLYPEFAADMTDWIKQGKIKYREHLVEGLEQAPSAFLDLLEGRNFGKMVVKVGEHEM; encoded by the coding sequence TTGACACAATCTGCCGAACGAAATCGTAAATTCATTCTCAACGAGCGACCGGTCGGTGCGCCCGATGACAAGACCCTTAAGTTGGAAACCGATGCCATTCCGCAAGCCGGTGAAGGGCAAATGCTGCTGCGCACGGTTTATCTTTCGCTAGACCCCTACATGCGCGGGCGCATGAGTGCTGCCAAGTCTTATGCTCAACCGGTTGAGATTGGAGACACCATGGTCGGCGGCACCGTCGCGCGGGTTGTCAAATCAAATCTGGATGGCTTTGCTGAAGGCGATTGGGTGCTCTCATACAACGGATGGCAGGATTACGCCCTTTCAGATGGCTCTATGGTTACCAACATGGGCAAAAATCCTGAAGCCCCGTCATGGGCTCTGGGCGCGCTCGGTATGCCGGGCATGACGGCCTATACGGGCCTTTTGCAGATCGGCGATCCCAAGCCGGGCGAGACTGTTGTCGTTGCTGCAGCAACTGGCGGGGTAGGGGCCAATGTCGGGCAGATTGCCAAGATCAAGGGAGCCCGCGCCGTTGGCATCGCGGGCGGGCAGGAAAAATGTGACTATGCGGTCAAGGAACTGGGCTTTGACGCCTGCATAGACCGTAACGCCGACGATTTTGCCGAACAGTTGGCCGCCGCCTGCCCGGATGGCATTGACGTCTATTTCGAAAATGTCGGTGGCGATGTGTTCAAGGCCGTGGTGCCTTTGCTCAATAGCGGTGCCCGCATTCCTCTTTGCGGCGTCATCGCTCAATATAACAGCACCAGCGTCCCTGAAGGGCCGGATATGTCAGGCGCTCTTATGGCCCAATTCCTGACACGCCGGGTAACCGTTCGCGGTTTTATCGTCTTTCAGGATTTCGGCCATCTCTACCCTGAATTTGCCGCCGATATGACCGATTGGATCAAGCAGGGCAAAATCAAATATCGAGAGCATCTGGTCGAAGGTCTGGAACAGGCCCCATCCGCCTTCCTCGACCTGCTGGAAGGACGCAATTTCGGCAAGATGGTGGTCAAGGTCGGCGAGCACGAAATGTGA
- a CDS encoding TetR/AcrR family transcriptional regulator, translating into MTTKTEKTREHILSVGRQLISELGFNALGLGLLLKEADVPKGSFYYYFSSKEEFGCKLLEQYITHYNERLDELWSKENRSGREKLMDYWDQWVVNQCPLNSGKTCLIVKLGAEISDMSEDMRSILAKGATSIVDRLAEMIRQGMQDGSLSKEIEPEAIAPTLYQMWLGASLMAMLQHSASPLVQARTSSEAMLPHA; encoded by the coding sequence ATGACAACCAAAACTGAAAAAACACGAGAACACATCCTATCCGTCGGACGACAACTGATTTCGGAGTTGGGCTTCAACGCGCTCGGCTTGGGGCTGTTGCTGAAAGAAGCTGATGTTCCCAAGGGCTCCTTCTATTATTATTTTTCCAGCAAGGAAGAATTCGGTTGCAAACTGTTGGAGCAGTATATCACCCATTATAATGAGCGGCTCGATGAACTATGGTCAAAAGAAAATCGTTCTGGCCGTGAAAAGCTGATGGATTATTGGGATCAGTGGGTCGTCAATCAATGCCCGCTAAATAGCGGAAAAACTTGCCTAATTGTAAAATTGGGTGCTGAAATTTCCGACATGTCCGAAGATATGAGATCTATTCTGGCAAAGGGGGCCACCTCGATCGTGGACCGCTTGGCTGAGATGATCCGGCAGGGCATGCAGGACGGTTCCCTTTCCAAAGAGATCGAGCCTGAAGCAATTGCTCCCACGCTTTACCAGATGTGGCTGGGAGCAAGCCTGATGGCCATGCTACAGCATTCGGCTAGCCCGCTGGTTCAGGCAAGAACCAGCAGTGAGGCTATGCTTCCCCACGCCTGA
- a CDS encoding YchJ family protein — MSGSSLPDTLQCPCGSGRQYADCCQPFHDGKILPKRAEEVMRSRYSAFALEKIDYLKETLWPKYQSEFDAFATAKWAAENHWTGLTILATEAGEAKDRRGTVLFEARYIAGAALRTHRELSLFRKKSDRWYYVEALSETQ; from the coding sequence ATGTCTGGAAGCTCTTTACCTGATACACTCCAATGCCCCTGTGGCAGCGGTAGGCAATATGCCGATTGCTGCCAACCTTTTCATGACGGTAAGATATTGCCCAAGCGGGCCGAAGAGGTAATGCGCTCTCGTTATTCAGCCTTTGCGTTGGAGAAAATTGACTATCTCAAAGAAACCCTCTGGCCAAAATATCAGAGTGAGTTTGATGCATTTGCCACTGCTAAATGGGCCGCAGAGAACCATTGGACCGGATTGACCATCTTGGCAACAGAAGCCGGAGAGGCCAAAGATCGCCGTGGAACCGTTCTGTTTGAGGCGCGTTATATAGCTGGGGCGGCTCTGCGCACTCATCGCGAGCTGAGTCTCTTTCGTAAAAAATCCGATCGCTGGTACTATGTCGAGGCCCTAAGTGAGACACAATGA
- a CDS encoding exodeoxyribonuclease VII small subunit produces the protein MSDLSELTFEAALAELEQIVQRLERGDVPLEKSIEEYERGEALKRHCDALLKKAEEKVEKIRLSAEGQAVGTEPLDVD, from the coding sequence ATGTCTGACCTGTCCGAGCTCACCTTTGAAGCAGCCCTTGCCGAACTGGAACAGATCGTTCAGAGACTGGAACGTGGCGACGTGCCGCTGGAAAAATCCATCGAGGAATATGAGCGAGGTGAAGCGCTAAAGCGCCATTGCGACGCTTTGCTCAAAAAGGCCGAAGAGAAGGTCGAAAAGATCCGTCTTTCTGCAGAAGGGCAGGCTGTGGGTACCGAGCCGCTTGACGTCGACTGA
- a CDS encoding histone deacetylase family protein — protein MSTVYITHPSFMKHKTPEGHPERPDRMRAVNIALEHEKFIFMPREEAQLGRYEDILLCHPQSVIDNLKKMSPEEGLVSLDGDTTVSPDTLTAALYAVGASTQAVDEVMEGKTNNVFCGIRPPGHHAEHNRSMGFCFFNNAAIAARYAQKKFSAERVAVIDFDLHHGNGTQDIFWDDPTLMYCSTHQMPLYPGTGDWRETGKDDEGNIVNAPLNAGNGSEQIREAFETRLLPALYNFNPDLVIISAGFDAHIRDPLGDLTCTEADFSWMTGKLMDVADKCCDNRLVSLLEGGYDLTALARSVAVHVDRLMHG, from the coding sequence GTGTCAACTGTTTATATTACGCATCCTAGCTTCATGAAGCACAAGACGCCCGAGGGTCATCCCGAGCGCCCGGACAGGATGCGGGCGGTTAACATTGCTCTGGAGCATGAGAAATTCATTTTCATGCCAAGAGAAGAAGCGCAGTTGGGTCGCTATGAGGACATTCTCCTGTGTCACCCGCAGTCGGTGATCGATAACCTCAAAAAGATGTCGCCTGAAGAGGGTCTGGTTTCCCTTGACGGGGACACAACGGTTTCGCCAGACACCTTGACCGCGGCGCTTTATGCCGTCGGGGCTTCCACTCAGGCTGTCGATGAGGTGATGGAAGGCAAAACAAACAATGTGTTTTGTGGTATTCGCCCTCCCGGCCACCATGCCGAGCACAATCGGTCGATGGGCTTTTGCTTCTTCAACAATGCGGCCATCGCCGCCCGATATGCCCAAAAGAAATTCTCTGCCGAGCGGGTCGCCGTGATCGACTTCGATCTGCATCATGGCAACGGAACCCAGGACATCTTCTGGGATGACCCGACGCTGATGTATTGCTCCACGCACCAGATGCCGCTTTATCCCGGCACGGGTGATTGGCGCGAAACTGGCAAAGATGATGAAGGCAACATCGTCAACGCACCGCTCAATGCCGGAAACGGCTCCGAGCAGATCCGCGAGGCTTTCGAGACGCGCCTTTTGCCTGCGCTTTACAACTTCAACCCTGATCTGGTGATTATCTCTGCCGGTTTTGATGCCCATATCCGAGACCCTCTGGGGGATCTGACATGCACTGAGGCAGACTTTTCCTGGATGACCGGCAAGCTGATGGATGTGGCAGACAAATGCTGCGACAACCGGTTGGTTTCCTTGCTGGAAGGGGGGTACGACCTGACGGCGCTTGCGCGGTCGGTCGCTGTTCATGTGGACCGCTTAATGCACGGGTGA
- a CDS encoding DUF805 domain-containing protein produces the protein MSPAKLVEHSLTHSLDFTGRAGRAEFWLWIIFSLLMTAGFYFIGLNAPLLSEIWKAWFALTFIFGISLTVRRLHDMDLSGKWFLIVPVGILLTFAIATFAPELMAQMLWIPVALVMVLYFVVGFVPGPAGENRYGHAFPPRDLKFD, from the coding sequence ATGTCCCCTGCCAAGCTTGTTGAACACAGCCTCACCCACAGTCTCGATTTCACCGGGCGAGCCGGACGCGCTGAATTCTGGCTCTGGATCATTTTTTCGCTTCTGATGACCGCCGGTTTCTATTTCATCGGTCTCAATGCGCCGCTACTCTCGGAAATCTGGAAAGCATGGTTTGCGCTCACCTTCATTTTCGGCATATCGCTGACGGTCCGGCGACTGCACGACATGGATCTGTCGGGCAAATGGTTTTTGATCGTTCCGGTGGGCATCTTGCTGACCTTTGCCATTGCCACCTTTGCCCCTGAACTCATGGCGCAAATGCTCTGGATACCGGTCGCTCTGGTCATGGTGCTTTACTTTGTGGTTGGCTTTGTGCCCGGCCCTGCTGGCGAGAACCGCTATGGCCATGCTTTTCCCCCACGCGACCTTAAATTCGACTAA